The nucleotide window TGCATGGGGTGGCTGCAGCCTTCACCCATCACGTTGACCCACATCCGCGAGAGCTGGATCTCGCGTGCGGGAACTTGCAGTCCCAAAGCCTTCAGGAACTTCGGAATATGGGGGTCCAGTTGTTTTTTGAGTTCATCGAAGCTGCTCGAAAACCGGTGCAGCTGATCAAGTGAGCCGTAACTGGTGTAGCCGCGTTGGTAGTTCCGGCTGGACCAGTCGCGCCCCGCGCGGTCTTTCGCGGCCAAAAGCTCGGCCTCTTCAAGGAGTTCGCGCGCGAGCTTCGAGCGTGGATTCAACGCCGGCGCCGTATAGATTTGACTGGGGAACAGGACTTTCAGCGACATCCCTCGATGCTGCTGCGGATTGCTCCTCAGGTCAACGAAGCCGGATTGCCACAGAACGGCAGGGTGACGGAAGTTTCGGCAGTCGGGCGCAGGCCTCGGGGCCTCATTTCGAGCTGAGAGGGAGCCCGGCTTGCAACTCTCACCGCGATGCTGAAAATCCGTCTTTTCCTCACTTTACTCATGCTGATCGTCTGGAGTCTTCCCGGTGTCGGCGCGTGGGACGTGGTCGACGCGGTCACGCCCGCAAGCCTTCCCGATTGGGATTCTTCGGCTTTCGAGAGCGCCGCGGTGGCCGACGGGAAAAACGCGGACGATCTCGGTGAGGACGAAATCGAAAAAGGCGCCCAGACACTGCGGCGCGAGCTCGTCGCGGCTCCCGCGGAGGTCCCCGTCGCTTTGGATCCCGTCACGAAAGACAACCGCGAGATCCTGTTCACGTTCGCCGCCAGCCGCGAAATCGAGCCCTCGCGGGCGCGGGTCGCCACGCAGTCTTCTTCAGAGGCCCTGCCGACGGCCCATCTGCCCGAAGGAGAAGCCGCGCCGGGCGAGCTGGCCCTTCACCTGAAATCCGAAAAGCGAGTCCTCCCGCGCGGAAGTCTGATGGCGCTTTCCGATGAGCGTTTGATCGAGCTGTGCGCCGACCTGCGCGAGGCGACCCATCTGACCATCGACGCGAGCCCGGGCGCCACCATCCGCAATTTCACGCAAAGGGCGCCCCTTCTGCTGCGCGTGAAGCGCCTGGGTGATCTGGAAAACCTGCGCGCCCGCTTCGTCGCCCTGGTGGGCGGGGGCCAGGATGCGAAAATCCGTCGACTGAGAAGCCTTCAATCCCCCCACCTCGTGTGCGACGTGCGCTTAAGTTCCGTCGAAGGGATCGAAGCCCCATTGATCCTGGTCGGGGGCAGCCTGCCGAGGAGCCTCGAGGGCCATCCCCGCATCCGGCGGGTGGGAAACTCGTTTTAAACGCCCCTCGCCCTGTCGATACTTTTGACACCCGCTCAGCCCTCGTCGTCCCTTCCGTGGCACCGCCTCGATTTCGGGCGCTGGGCGACGTTTGTATTCGTTCTCGCGGGCACAACGGGTGCTCTAGTGAAGGTCAGAAGCGAGGTTGAACATGAAATACTCTCTGATGACCCTGATGCTGATGACGAGCCTGAGCCTTTCGGCTTTCGCGGGCACAAGCAACTTGGTGAAAACGGAACGCGAGGATTTCAATGCCCTGATTCAAGAGGGAATCGACTCGCAAAAAGAACTCCGTAAGGAACTGCGCGGAAACGCCGGAATGCCGAAATCTGAGCGCGCCTGGAATGAAGAAATCAACGAGCAAGGCCGTAAACTGATGGGTGTTGTCGAAGCGGAACAGCGAGTTTCGCCGACCACGAACTTCGTTCGCAAATCCCCCGTCGGGCCCACGACTCAGGATCTGAAACAGAAGCGCATCGCCGAAGAGTACGACTCTCTCGAGCATTGATTGCGCGTCCCTTTTTAACGAACCCCCAAACCCCCCATAGCGAGCCGGATCAGGAATGGTCTGGCTCGCTTTCTTTCGTTCGGGTCCAGTTGCCGCTCTCAGATCTCGACCAGCAGACGACGCAGCTCTTCTTTGGAGTAGAGATAGTCGGCGTAAATCATCGTATTGGCGATGTTGCGGTGGCCGAGCGCCACCTGAAGTAAACGAATGTCGCGCGTGCGCTTATAGAGCTCGATCGCGAAGGTGTGGCGAAGCGAGTGGAACTTCTTCGGCACGGGTCGGTACAGCTGCCAGATCTGATAAAGCCGTTCGTAAGAGATGTCGAAGAGCTTCGTTCCCTCGAGGCCCTGATTGTAGCGGTGAAGCCGCTGGAAGAGCTTGGAGGGCAGGGGGATCTCGCGGTCGTTGGATCCCTTGATCCCCCGAATAAAGAGCGTTTCGTCGTTGAGAATGAGGTCCGAGCGCTGACAGTTCAGAAGCTCGGTCGCCCGCGCCCCGGTCTGTAGAGCGAGTTCTAAAAGTAAAACATTGCGGGGATCGGAGTCTTGAAAAGAGCGAAAAATCTGCCGAAGACGAGCTAGCTCATCGTCGAGGAGATACTTGTTTTTATTCAGTGCGTAACGGGGGACTCTTGACACGCTGCATATACCTCGCGAGTGCGAATTCTTGATTTCAAAATAGAGGAAAAAGGGCCTGGATGGAGGTCCAAACACAACGCATCAATTCTGATGACCCAACTCTTCCATCCGCTGAACATATAAAAATCATCGTAAATACATAGACTTAGCACTACAGCTTATAACTATAAGCTGTAGTCGGAATCGTAAAAAGGGGTCCAGGGGTAGGGGTGGATTGAATTCTTGAGGGAAATCCGCAACTTCCAGCAAAACTGGACCTGACTTCTTAAGCCCTTTCTTGTGAAATACATCGAGATTTCATGTGATTCACAACGAAAATGATGTGAATCACCAGTCTGCAGAAAGGTCCAGACGGCATGGATGTCGAAAAAGAAGGCCCCCAAAAGCCCCTCCCGGGCGAGAGTTCCAAGACAGGGCAGGCAGCCTCGGTTTCAAAGGTCGATTTAAAATCCACCCTCGGAAACGACGTTTTACCCCCTCTTTTGAAGTCGGATTTCGAATCTGCACTTCGCTCGAAAACCAGTCTTCGACTCATTTATGAGGCGCAGACCCAGGTCATTCAGAAGCAAATCGGGGATTTGGAATCGGTTCGCGAAAAGCTCGGTTTGAATGCGCGCAAGATCTGCCAACTTTTGATGGTCGACCCCTCGGCTTGGAATCGCTGGACCCGGCCCGGCCACACCGCCCCTCCCCATATTTGGCGCGCTCTACAGTGGTATATGATCGTTCAAGAGAAACTTCCCGGACTCAGTCCGCAGTTTTTCATCGAGCGGGTGGTCACCAAGGTTGAAAAGGTCACGGAAAAGACGGTCGAACGCGTCGTCGACATCCCCCGCGAAACCGATTTTTCATCCCCCGTCCTGGATCCGGATTTTGCGGCTCATTTGGAAGAACGAAATCAGCTTTTAAATCAGGACCTCGGTGAAATCCGCCAGCAGTCGCAAACCCTGCTCACCCAAATCGAAACCCAGAACGAACTTTTGAAATCCCAGGCCGAGCAGATCCAACGCTTGAAGATGACCCTGGTCGTGGGACTTTGCCTTTGCTTCGGTTTGGTCATCGGGCTTTTGAGCTATCAGGTGAAGCGCGCCAATACGCCCGCGTGGGAAAACCTGCCCTCGGTCGAAGACTCTGCGAATTGATGTTGAAGTTCGACGCCCACGGCATTTTGGTCGACACGCAGGCCGGGGACGGCGGCGATTCGGCCAATCGCGCGGGCCTTTGGGCGCTGCTCGGTCATGCGCAACCGCTGGACCTGTTCGAACAAAAGGGCTTCCTTGTCCGACATCCTTTTCAAGAGCCTTGGAATCACCCCGGCAACTTCACGCGGGATCAGCTCTTACCTTATGTTGCGGGTCTTTGGCGGCAAGGCGAAATCAAGGCCGCGCGGCGCGTGTTTTGGCGGCATTTGCGCAGAGGATTTTTCGCGCAAAATCTCGATCGCGACCAGCCGGGGACGCGCAAGAAACCTTGGCCCCACCGTTATCGGGATGATCGCGATGAGCGGGCGTTTTCGTGGTTTGATTTTGCCGATCCGCTGATGCCGGACCATATCTTTCATCTGATTTTGTGCGCCCGACTCTGGCCGCTCTATATTTTCGGGATCTTCGGGTATCCGTGGCTTCTCATCAATATATTCGGACACGGACTGTTCAGTCGCTCGGACGATGAGGGGCAGATCCTGAGTCAGTGTCTGCGCGCGGGAAGACCCTTCGTCGCGTTTTATCGATTCGTGAAGCCGGACTATCGTGAGTCACTGCGACGTTACTGGGATGAGCGCCGGCGAATGGGGGAAATTGCCGACGCTCTGATCGAACAGGTCGAGGTGAACCCCCGACTTCAAACGCTCGATTAACTAGTCGAAGAGCTCTTCGAGAAAACTTTTACGACGTTTATAGGGTTTGCGGCTCTCGTCATGGCGATCATATCGTTCTTCGCGAGGGGACGCCACGCTTGCCACGGCGGCCGCCGCAGCGACGGAAGCGGCGCTTTTTTCGATGATTTTATCCAGCTCACCGCGATCGAGCCAAACGCCACGACAGTCGGGGCAGTAGTCGATCTCG belongs to Pseudobdellovibrionaceae bacterium and includes:
- a CDS encoding zf-TFIIB domain-containing protein, whose protein sequence is MKCPVCKETNLVLSERQGIEIDYCPDCRGVWLDRGELDKIIEKSAASVAAAAAVASVASPREERYDRHDESRKPYKRRKSFLEELFD
- a CDS encoding tyrosine-type recombinase/integrase; protein product: MSRVPRYALNKNKYLLDDELARLRQIFRSFQDSDPRNVLLLELALQTGARATELLNCQRSDLILNDETLFIRGIKGSNDREIPLPSKLFQRLHRYNQGLEGTKLFDISYERLYQIWQLYRPVPKKFHSLRHTFAIELYKRTRDIRLLQVALGHRNIANTMIYADYLYSKEELRRLLVEI